The genomic window TCGCCGGCAGCTTTTCGCGCGGAACGTAGAGCTCGATGCCGTTGAGGCGCTCGGCCTCATCGCGGGTCGTGACGCCCTTGAACATTGCGACCAGATGATCTTTGGCCTCGCGCGCCTGCGCCACTTCGAACTGGCGCTTGCCGTCCTTGGACAGCAGCGGACCGTAGCGTCTGATGGCAAAGGGATCCTCGGTGAAGGTCCACAATTTGACCGCACCGCGCACCCCATGCGCGGCGCCGATCCGCGCGACGCAGACCAGCGCCGACATGATCCGGCCTTACGCCTTCGCGGCGGCTTCGGCCTGCGCCTTGCGCTCCTTGCGCGGCACGGCCTTGTGCGGGTTGTTGCGCGCTTCGCGCTTCTTGACGCCGGCGGCGTCGAGGAAACGCGCCACGCGGTCCGACGGCTGCGCGCCCTTGGCGACCCAGGCCTTCACCTTCTCCATGTCGAGCTTGAGGCGCGCCTCGTTGTCCTTCGGCAGCAGCGGGTTGAAATAGCCGAGACGCTCGATGAAGCGGCCATCGCGCGGAAAGCGCGAATCGGCGACGACGACGTGGTAGACGGGACGCTTCTTGGTGCCTGCGCGGGCGAGGCGGATGACGACGGACATTCAGTTCTCCTTCAAAGTACGGTTTGTTCGGTTGATTGATATTCCGCGTTGCGCGGGATGCTTGCGATCCCCCGCGACGAATTCCTCATTTCTTCTTGCCCGGGAAACCGCCGAGGCCCGGCAGCGTCGGCTTGCCGCTCAGTCCGGTCAGACCAGGAAGGTTCGGTAGGCCCTGGCGCAAACCCGCAGGGAGATCCTTCGGCAGATTGGGCAGGCCCTGTCCGCCGCCGCTCTGCATCTTTTCCTGAAGAGCCCTCATCTCTTCGGGAGACGGCATCTTCATGCCGCCGCCAAAGCCCATCGCCTGTGCGATGCCGGCGAGCGGGCCGCGCTTGCCCGAGCCCATGGCCTTCATCACGTCGGCCATGTTCCGGTGCATCTTCAAGAGCTTGTTGACGTGCTCGACACTCTGGCCAGAACCCGCGGCGATGCGCTTCTTGCGGCTTGCTTTCAGCAAGTCGGGATGACGACGCTCGTCGCGCGTCATGGAATCGATGATCGCGACCTGGCGCTTCAGGATCTTGTCGTCGATCCCAGCGGCCGCGATCTGGTTCTTCATCTTGGAGATGCCGGGCATCATGCCCATCAGCCCGCTGATGCCGCCCATGTTCGACATCTGCAGCAGCTGCTCGCGCATGTCGTTGAGGTCGAACTGACCCTTGCGCATGCGCTCGGCGGTGCGCGCGGCCTTCTCGGCGTCGATGTTGGCGGCGGCGCGTTCGACCAGCGAGACCACGTCGCCCATGCCGAGGATGCGGCCGGCGATACGATCAGGATGGAAATCTTCCAGCGCATCGGTCTTTTCACCGGTGCCGATCAGCTTGATCGGCTTGCCGGTGACCGCGCGCATCGACAGCGCGGCGCCGCCGCGGCCGTCGCCGTCGACGCGGGTCAGCACGATGCCGGTGAGGCCGACGCGCTGATCGAACGAGCGCGCGAGATTTACGGCGTCCTGGCCGGTGAGGCTGTCTGCGACCAGCAGCACTTCATGCGGATTCGCCGCGGCTTTGATCGCGGCTGCCTCCGCCATCATCTCTTCGTCGAGTGTGGTGCGGCCGGCGGTATCGAGCAGCACGATGTCGTAGCCGCCGAGCTTGCCGGCCTCCAGCGCGCGCTTGGCGATTTGCGGCGGCTGCTGGCCCGTCACGATCGGCAGGGTCGGAATGTCGAGATCGCGGCCGAGCACGGCCAGCTGCTCCATCGCCGCCGGGCGGTAGACGTCGAGCGAGGCCATCAGCACCTTGCGCTTGTCGCGCTGGACCAGGCGGCGGGCGAGCTTTGCGGTGGTGGTGGTCTTACCCGAGCCTTGCAGGCCGACCATCATGATCGGCACCGGCGGCACGGAATTGACGTCGATGGTCTGGCCTTCGGCACCGAGCGTGTTGATCAGCTCGTCATGGACGATCTTGACCACCATCTGGCCGGGGGTGACCGACTTGACGACGGTGGCGCCGATCGCCTGCTCGCGCACGCGCTCGGTGAAGCTGCGCACAACCTCCAAGGCGACGTCGGCCTCCAGCAGCGCGCGACGCACCTCGCGCATCGCGGCGTCGACGTCCTTTTCGGTCAGCGCACCGCGCCCCGTCAGACGATCGAGAATTCCGCCAAGCCGTTCCGACAAATTGTCGAACAATGCCGTTGTCCTTTTTTACCTCTCCCCGCCTGCGGGGAGAGGTCGCCGCGCACTTGCGCGGCGGGTGAGGGGGTACGGGACCATCTACGCGCATCACACGCGGAGAGAGCCCCTCACCCCGACCCTCTCCCCGCAAGAGCGGGGCAAGGGAGAAGAAAGTCCAAACACCTTTGCGCCCGAGGGCGCACAGCGCTGTCGGGCGTTGACCTCCGGCCTCCAGGGCCAGTCGGCGGGTCGAAAAGAAAGCCTTTCCGAGAAAGTGGCGGGGGTAAACGCCGCTCACGCCCAAAAGTCAAGGAAAGTTAGGGTGTCGGAACGGTCCTGCCAGGGCAAGATCCTGAAAATAGAGCCCTTTCGGCTGCCGGTTCCTTTTCCCAGGGCTTCGCCCATATAGAAGGCGATGACCTTTCTCCGCTACCATCCCTAAAAGCCGGCCGTGCCGATCACTCGCCGTCGCCTGTTCGGACTGCTTGCCGGTGCTGGCGCGCTGGTCGGTGTTCCGTCCCTTTGGATGTCCCGCATGAAAACCTATGACGGTTCCGCCTCCGACCATTTCAACGGCCTGCACTTCTTCGATCCCGACGGTGCACCGCCGAAATCGCTTCGAGAGGTGCTGCGCTGGCAATTCGGCGGCAAGCGGCAACGCGCGAAATGGCCGGATTGGGTCCCCAGTCCACACGCCGACACCCCGCCGGCGCGTGTCGACGGCGACAAGGTGCGGCTCTCTTTCGTCGGCCACGCCAGCTGGCTGATCCAGGCCGGCGGTCTCAACATCCTGGTCGATCCCGTCTGGTCGATGCGGGCCTCGCCGGTCGCCTGGGCCGGGCCGAAGCGGCACAACGATCCCGGCATTTCTTTCGATCATTTGCCGAAGATCGATGTCGTGCTGGTCTCGCACGGGCACTACGATCATCTGGACATTGCGACGCTGTCGCGGCTCGCCAAGAATTTTGCCCCGCGCGTCGTCACCCCGCTCGGCAACGACGTCACGATGCGCAGCTCCGATCCCACGATCAAGGTGGAAGGGTTCGACTGGCACGACCGCGTCGAGCTCGGTGGCGGCATCGCCGTGCATCTGGTCCCGACCCGGCACTGGACCGCGCGCGGCGTGTTCGATCGCAACAAAGCCCTATGGGCGAGCTTCGTGCTGGAGACGCCGGCCGGCAAGATCTACGTCGTCTGCGATTCCGGCTATGGCGATGGCAGGCATTTTCGACGCGTCGCGGAGAAGCATGGGCCACTGCGGCTCGCGATCCTCCCCATCGGTGCCTATGAGCCGCGCTGGTTCATGCGCGACCAGCACATGAATCCGGAAGATGCCGTGAAAGCGCTCGCGGATTGTGGCGCGCAGGACGCGCTCGGGCATCATCACGGCACGTTCCAGCTGACGGATGAGGCGATCGATGCGCCGGCGAAGGCGCTGGTCGAAGCGCTGGATGCCGCGAAGATCCCGCAACAGCGGTTCGTGGCGATGATGCCCGGGCAGGTGGTGGAGATTTAACTCTGTCCAAGCATAAAACTCGTCGTCCTGGACAAGCGAGCGGAGCGAGCGCTGATCCAGGACCCATTACCACAGAGAGTGGTTTGACGAAGACGCGTTGTTGCCAGCTCGCGCTGCAACTACGCCCTGGGGTAATGGGTCCTGGCTTTCGCCAGGACGACGGCTGAGATTGTGTTGGCAGCCTGCCTCTTGCGGCGCTTACTGCCCCGGCTTGATCGCCCAGCTCACATTCACCGTCACCGACAGCGTCTCCTCGCCCGGTGCAACGGCGGCGGGTGCGGCCATCGGAGCCGCTGCCATGCGGCCCTTGAACAGCGGCACCGGGCCGCCGCCCTCGGTGACGCTGAGCGGCGCGCCCAGCGTCACGCCAGCAGCCTTGGCGTAGATCTCCGCCTTGCGGCGGGCATCGGCGACCGCCTGCTCGCGCGCATCATCGAGTAGTTTTGAGGCCTGCGTCACCTCGAACGAGATATTTCCGATGTCGTTGGCACCGGCGCTAACCAGCGTGTCGATGATGCCGGCGACCTTGGTCACGTCGCGAATTTTTACGGTGACGCGATTGGAGGCGCGGAAGCCGACCACGGGCGAGGCGCCGGTGGATTTGTTCTGGCCGTATTGCGGCTGCAGCGACAGGCGCGAGGTCTGATAATCCTTCTCGGCGATGCCGGCGCCCTTCAGCGCCAGCAGCACCTTGCCCATCGCCGCGTTGTTGGCGTCGGAAGCTTCCTTCGCCGACTTGGCGTCGTTGGCGACGCCGGCATCGATCTGCGCGAGATCGGGGGCCACGGAAATCCTAGCTTCGCCGCTCACCGAAATGACGGACGGAAAATCGTCGGCGCGTGCGGGGTCCGCCAGCGTGGTGGCGAAGACGGCGGCAAGGGACGTCAAAAGGAGGGCAGGCTTTTTCATCATTCTTACTTCAGCGGCACGAAAACGTTGATCACGAGCTTGTCCTCGGCCGTCTTCAGCGGATCGGTGAGGTACTCCT from Bradyrhizobium zhanjiangense includes these protein-coding regions:
- the rpsP gene encoding 30S ribosomal protein S16 — its product is MSVVIRLARAGTKKRPVYHVVVADSRFPRDGRFIERLGYFNPLLPKDNEARLKLDMEKVKAWVAKGAQPSDRVARFLDAAGVKKREARNNPHKAVPRKERKAQAEAAAKA
- a CDS encoding MBL fold metallo-hydrolase, which translates into the protein MPITRRRLFGLLAGAGALVGVPSLWMSRMKTYDGSASDHFNGLHFFDPDGAPPKSLREVLRWQFGGKRQRAKWPDWVPSPHADTPPARVDGDKVRLSFVGHASWLIQAGGLNILVDPVWSMRASPVAWAGPKRHNDPGISFDHLPKIDVVLVSHGHYDHLDIATLSRLAKNFAPRVVTPLGNDVTMRSSDPTIKVEGFDWHDRVELGGGIAVHLVPTRHWTARGVFDRNKALWASFVLETPAGKIYVVCDSGYGDGRHFRRVAEKHGPLRLAILPIGAYEPRWFMRDQHMNPEDAVKALADCGAQDALGHHHGTFQLTDEAIDAPAKALVEALDAAKIPQQRFVAMMPGQVVEI
- a CDS encoding SIMPL domain-containing protein, yielding MKKPALLLTSLAAVFATTLADPARADDFPSVISVSGEARISVAPDLAQIDAGVANDAKSAKEASDANNAAMGKVLLALKGAGIAEKDYQTSRLSLQPQYGQNKSTGASPVVGFRASNRVTVKIRDVTKVAGIIDTLVSAGANDIGNISFEVTQASKLLDDAREQAVADARRKAEIYAKAAGVTLGAPLSVTEGGGPVPLFKGRMAAAPMAAPAAVAPGEETLSVTVNVSWAIKPGQ
- the ffh gene encoding signal recognition particle protein; translation: MFDNLSERLGGILDRLTGRGALTEKDVDAAMREVRRALLEADVALEVVRSFTERVREQAIGATVVKSVTPGQMVVKIVHDELINTLGAEGQTIDVNSVPPVPIMMVGLQGSGKTTTTAKLARRLVQRDKRKVLMASLDVYRPAAMEQLAVLGRDLDIPTLPIVTGQQPPQIAKRALEAGKLGGYDIVLLDTAGRTTLDEEMMAEAAAIKAAANPHEVLLVADSLTGQDAVNLARSFDQRVGLTGIVLTRVDGDGRGGAALSMRAVTGKPIKLIGTGEKTDALEDFHPDRIAGRILGMGDVVSLVERAAANIDAEKAARTAERMRKGQFDLNDMREQLLQMSNMGGISGLMGMMPGISKMKNQIAAAGIDDKILKRQVAIIDSMTRDERRHPDLLKASRKKRIAAGSGQSVEHVNKLLKMHRNMADVMKAMGSGKRGPLAGIAQAMGFGGGMKMPSPEEMRALQEKMQSGGGQGLPNLPKDLPAGLRQGLPNLPGLTGLSGKPTLPGLGGFPGKKK